One segment of Paraburkholderia bonniea DNA contains the following:
- the uvrA gene encoding excinuclease ABC subunit UvrA: protein MTSTRFIRIRGARQHNLKNIDLDLRTGEMTVVTGLSGSGKSSLVFDTLYAEGQRRYVETFSAYARQFLDRMDRPQVDRVEGVPPAIAIDQTNPVRSSRSTVGTMTELNDHLKLLYARATVLFDRKNAELVRHETPETIYSELLARCVADPDLRLIVTFPVELPENTSQDELEQWLSASGHTRVQAERLVASATGPRKVLDVVADRFRLMQVDKARAIEAIEASLKRGAGCVNIYVQTSAQSDTAAEPRILRFSTGLHNPDSDLHYAEPQPALFSFNSAYGACESCRGFGRVIGVDWGLVIPDESKTLSGGAVKTLQTPAWRECQDDLLRYAGQAGIRQDTSWADLTDAEREWVIEGAPDWDGEWQKHWYGIRRFFGYLESKAYKMHIRVLLSKYRSYTSCDTCGGARLKTESLLWRLGTKQNADAVLEPARRFMPRGVEWTRAQLEALPGLTIHDLMLLPISRIRQFFDTINLPGALLDEALGLLLAEVRTRLKYLCDVGLGYLTLDRQSRTLSGGEVQRINLTTALGTSLTKTLFVLDEPSIGLHPRDLNRIVEAMHRLRDAGNTLVVVEHDPSVMLAADRLIDMGPGPGERGGSIVYDGLPSGIRQASTLTAEYLAGRRQVADAAHWQRRTVTAQTPRIVLTGASEHNLRDVTVEIPLQHLVCVTGVSGSGKSTLLQDVLYPALARQLGHTTETPGEYRSLSGVEYVRDVVFVDQSPIGKTARSNPASYVGAFDEIRKLFAKVPLALQRGYGPGMFSFNSGDGRCPTCGGSGFEHVEMQFLSDVYLRCPDCDGQRYRAELLEVTLERGQPSRALNIADVLGLTVSEAIVFFAADAEVLRVLQPIVEVGLEYVKLGQPVPTLSGGEAQRLKLAGFLAEAAPTRSTKGALPGARLFMFDEPTTGLHFDDISRLMQAFGKLLARGDSLIVIEHNLDVIRAADWLIDLGPEGGDGGGYVVCSGTPDDVKACAASHTGVALLQYEQALPVIAAADAPTSVALTQTALETQARRAVEGEDVIRIVNAREHNLKSLDVDIPHGKFNVIAGVSGSGKSTLAFDILFHEGQRRYLESLNAYARSIVQPAGRPEVDAVYGIPPTVAIEQRLSRGGRKSTVATTSEVWHFLRLLYVKLGLQHCIHDGAPVAAQSVASIAAQLLREHRGQHVGLLAPLIVNRKGLYTDLAKWAKARGNTHLRVDGEFVPVDPWPKLNRFREHTIELPVADLVILPKHEAQLRQCLDETLELGKGVMHLLVPLDGLGMALDGGASTLPVGTLKVLSVKRACPVCSTSYPELDPRMFSYNSKHGWCPTCVGTGLVLTLEQRAAYDDTLFAEDGRGREQSLPAQKPEPDGLGATPCPDCAGTRLNPVARAVTFDKHSIVEIAQWTVAQTRRWVQGLKLKGREAGIARDVVSEISNRLQFLEEVGLGYLSLDRAAPSLSGGEAQRIRLAAQLGSNLQGVCYVLDEPTIGLHPRDNRVLLEALRKLGDKGNTLVVVEHDEDTIRCADHIIDIGPGAGKRGGRVVAQGRVADLAAQPDSLTGQFLARPIVHPLQPRRTVQPPALADQATADGWLTVQRAWLHNLREITVALPLQRLVAVTGVSGSGKSTLARDVLMTSLLDAVGRSVLSSPATRRARKAQPAALPARSRSSVLARSAARPALAVTHAWHGCDAVTGWQAIDRVLEVDQTPIGKTPRSCPATYIGVWDSIRKLFAETLEARARGYSASRFSFNTGDGRCPACEGQGVRTIGMSFLPDVKVLCDVCHGQRFNPETLAVTWRGKNIGEVLTMEIDEAVVFFAPLSNIAHPLQLMKDVGLGYLTLGQPSPTLSGGEAQRIKLVTELSKVRDDVTRRGQKAPHTLYVLDEPTVGLHMADVEKLIHVLHRLVDGGHSVIVIEHDLDVIAEADWIVDLGPEGGAAGGKVVAATSPEGLAQVAASYTGQALAPVLARSRAAR from the coding sequence TTGACATCTACTCGATTCATCCGCATTCGCGGAGCACGCCAGCATAATCTGAAGAATATTGACTTGGATCTGCGTACCGGTGAAATGACGGTTGTGACAGGTCTCTCCGGGTCCGGGAAATCGAGTCTCGTGTTTGACACGCTGTATGCCGAAGGGCAGCGGCGTTATGTCGAAACCTTTAGCGCCTACGCACGCCAATTTCTCGACAGAATGGATCGTCCTCAGGTTGATCGGGTTGAGGGGGTTCCGCCTGCCATCGCTATTGACCAGACTAATCCTGTTCGTAGTTCGCGCTCAACGGTCGGTACGATGACCGAGTTGAATGATCATTTGAAGCTGCTTTACGCGCGAGCGACGGTGTTGTTTGACCGGAAAAATGCGGAGCTCGTGCGTCACGAGACGCCGGAGACGATTTATAGCGAATTGCTTGCCCGTTGCGTTGCAGATCCAGACCTGCGTCTGATCGTGACGTTCCCAGTGGAACTGCCAGAAAATACGAGCCAGGATGAGCTCGAGCAGTGGTTATCTGCCAGTGGCCATACTCGTGTGCAGGCTGAGCGCTTAGTCGCTTCTGCGACGGGGCCGCGCAAAGTGCTGGATGTCGTGGCCGACCGGTTTCGTCTGATGCAGGTCGACAAGGCGAGGGCGATTGAGGCGATTGAGGCTTCACTTAAACGTGGTGCGGGTTGCGTCAATATCTACGTGCAGACAAGCGCTCAATCCGATACTGCCGCCGAGCCGCGGATCTTGCGTTTCTCGACGGGGCTGCACAATCCTGACAGCGATTTGCATTATGCCGAGCCTCAACCGGCGCTTTTTTCATTTAATTCAGCGTATGGCGCGTGTGAAAGTTGCCGGGGGTTTGGCCGGGTTATCGGCGTGGATTGGGGGTTAGTTATTCCCGATGAAAGTAAGACCTTAAGCGGTGGTGCCGTCAAAACTTTGCAGACCCCCGCCTGGAGAGAATGCCAGGATGATTTGCTGCGCTATGCAGGCCAGGCGGGTATTCGGCAAGATACGTCCTGGGCTGATTTGACCGATGCCGAGCGCGAATGGGTGATTGAGGGCGCGCCAGATTGGGATGGTGAATGGCAGAAGCACTGGTACGGGATTCGGCGCTTCTTTGGCTATCTTGAGTCGAAAGCCTACAAGATGCATATTCGCGTGCTGCTATCCAAGTACCGCAGCTATACGTCATGCGATACCTGTGGCGGTGCGCGGCTTAAAACGGAGTCGCTGCTCTGGCGTCTGGGAACCAAACAAAATGCGGATGCTGTGCTTGAGCCCGCGCGACGTTTTATGCCCCGTGGGGTTGAGTGGACGCGAGCGCAGCTTGAGGCGCTGCCCGGTCTGACCATTCATGACTTGATGTTGTTGCCGATAAGCCGCATTCGCCAGTTTTTCGACACGATTAATTTGCCGGGTGCGCTGCTGGATGAGGCGCTTGGGTTGTTGCTGGCAGAGGTGCGTACTCGTCTTAAGTATCTGTGCGATGTGGGCTTGGGCTATTTAACCCTTGACCGGCAAAGCCGCACACTTTCTGGTGGTGAAGTTCAGCGGATCAATTTGACTACCGCGCTTGGCACGTCGCTCACCAAAACGTTATTCGTGCTGGATGAACCCAGCATCGGGCTGCATCCCCGGGATCTGAACCGGATTGTCGAGGCGATGCATCGTCTGCGCGATGCGGGCAATACGCTCGTCGTCGTGGAGCATGATCCATCGGTGATGCTCGCGGCCGACCGGCTGATTGATATGGGCCCAGGGCCCGGTGAGCGTGGCGGTAGCATCGTGTATGACGGCCTGCCTTCTGGCATTCGGCAGGCGAGCACGTTAACTGCAGAGTATCTAGCTGGGCGGCGTCAGGTGGCTGATGCCGCGCACTGGCAGCGTCGCACCGTGACGGCGCAAACACCGCGTATCGTTTTGACCGGTGCGAGCGAGCATAACTTGCGCGATGTCACCGTCGAAATCCCGCTACAGCATCTGGTCTGTGTGACGGGTGTGTCGGGGTCGGGTAAGTCAACGCTGTTGCAAGACGTGCTCTATCCCGCGCTGGCCCGGCAACTTGGGCATACCACTGAAACTCCAGGTGAATACCGGAGTTTGTCGGGCGTCGAATATGTCCGCGATGTGGTGTTTGTCGACCAGTCGCCGATCGGTAAAACAGCGCGCTCGAATCCGGCTAGCTATGTCGGCGCTTTCGATGAAATCCGCAAACTGTTCGCTAAAGTGCCTCTCGCTTTGCAGCGGGGCTATGGCCCAGGCATGTTCAGTTTTAACTCAGGTGATGGCCGGTGCCCGACTTGCGGTGGCTCGGGGTTTGAGCACGTCGAGATGCAGTTTTTGAGTGACGTGTACTTGCGCTGCCCTGATTGCGATGGCCAGCGTTATCGCGCGGAATTGCTGGAGGTCACACTTGAGCGCGGGCAGCCATCGCGGGCGTTGAATATCGCGGACGTGCTAGGGCTGACAGTCAGCGAGGCGATCGTATTTTTTGCGGCGGATGCAGAGGTGTTGCGAGTGCTGCAACCGATTGTTGAGGTGGGGCTTGAATATGTGAAGCTGGGGCAGCCTGTGCCGACGCTCTCGGGTGGTGAAGCGCAGCGGCTCAAGCTCGCGGGTTTTCTCGCTGAGGCGGCACCTACGCGCAGTACTAAGGGGGCGTTACCGGGTGCCCGGTTATTCATGTTTGATGAGCCTACGACTGGGCTGCATTTCGACGATATTTCGCGGCTAATGCAGGCGTTTGGCAAGCTGCTGGCCCGGGGCGATTCGCTGATTGTGATCGAACACAATCTGGATGTGATTCGCGCAGCCGACTGGTTAATTGATCTGGGACCAGAAGGGGGGGATGGCGGTGGGTATGTGGTGTGCTCGGGTACGCCCGATGACGTCAAGGCGTGTGCCGCATCCCATACTGGCGTAGCGCTTTTGCAGTATGAACAGGCGTTGCCTGTTATCGCGGCTGCCGATGCGCCAACGTCAGTGGCGCTCACGCAGACCGCGCTGGAAACACAGGCGCGGCGGGCGGTGGAGGGGGAGGATGTGATCAGGATCGTGAACGCGCGCGAACATAACCTGAAGTCCCTCGACGTCGATATTCCTCATGGCAAATTCAATGTGATTGCTGGCGTGTCGGGGTCGGGCAAATCCACGCTCGCTTTTGACATCCTGTTTCACGAAGGCCAGCGGCGCTATCTGGAGTCGCTCAATGCCTATGCACGTTCAATCGTTCAACCAGCTGGACGGCCGGAAGTCGATGCGGTCTACGGCATTCCGCCAACGGTGGCGATTGAGCAGCGCTTGTCGCGGGGTGGCCGCAAGAGCACGGTCGCTACCACTTCGGAGGTCTGGCATTTTCTGCGCTTGCTGTATGTGAAGCTGGGACTGCAGCATTGCATTCATGATGGCGCGCCGGTTGCCGCGCAAAGTGTGGCCTCAATTGCGGCTCAATTGCTGCGTGAGCATCGTGGCCAGCACGTGGGTTTGCTCGCGCCGCTCATCGTCAATCGCAAGGGGCTTTATACCGATCTGGCTAAATGGGCGAAGGCGCGCGGCAATACGCATTTGCGCGTGGATGGCGAGTTCGTGCCGGTCGACCCTTGGCCGAAGCTCAACCGCTTTCGTGAGCACACGATCGAATTGCCCGTCGCTGATCTGGTGATCTTGCCGAAGCACGAGGCGCAACTGCGGCAGTGTCTTGATGAGACGCTTGAGCTGGGCAAAGGCGTGATGCATCTGCTGGTGCCGCTGGATGGCTTGGGTATGGCGCTGGACGGAGGAGCGTCTACGCTGCCAGTCGGCACGCTCAAGGTGTTGTCGGTCAAGCGCGCTTGTCCGGTCTGCAGCACGAGCTATCCCGAGCTGGATCCGCGCATGTTTTCCTATAACAGCAAGCACGGCTGGTGTCCGACGTGTGTCGGGACGGGCCTTGTGCTGACGCTGGAACAACGCGCGGCTTACGACGACACGTTATTTGCCGAGGATGGCCGTGGCCGTGAGCAGAGCTTGCCAGCGCAAAAGCCGGAACCTGATGGCCTTGGCGCGACGCCGTGCCCGGATTGTGCGGGCACGCGCCTCAATCCGGTCGCGCGGGCGGTGACGTTCGATAAGCATTCGATCGTGGAGATTGCGCAATGGACGGTGGCACAAACGCGCCGCTGGGTTCAGGGCTTGAAGCTGAAAGGCCGTGAAGCCGGGATTGCCCGCGATGTGGTGAGTGAGATCAGCAACCGGCTGCAGTTTCTCGAAGAGGTGGGGCTGGGTTATCTCAGTCTGGATCGTGCTGCGCCAAGCCTGTCTGGTGGAGAGGCGCAGCGGATCCGGCTAGCGGCGCAACTCGGAAGCAATCTGCAGGGGGTGTGCTATGTGCTCGATGAGCCGACCATCGGGCTGCACCCACGAGATAACCGGGTGTTGCTGGAGGCTTTGCGCAAGCTCGGGGATAAAGGCAATACGCTGGTCGTGGTTGAGCATGACGAGGATACGATACGGTGTGCTGATCACATCATTGACATTGGTCCTGGCGCGGGCAAACGGGGTGGCCGGGTGGTCGCGCAAGGGCGGGTGGCTGATCTGGCGGCTCAGCCTGATTCGCTGACCGGACAGTTTCTGGCGCGGCCGATAGTGCATCCGCTTCAACCGCGGCGGACGGTGCAACCGCCTGCGCTGGCCGATCAGGCTACGGCCGATGGCTGGCTAACGGTGCAGCGCGCGTGGTTGCATAACCTGCGCGAAATTACGGTGGCGTTGCCGTTGCAGCGTCTGGTGGCGGTGACCGGCGTGAGTGGGTCGGGGAAATCGACCTTGGCGCGTGATGTGCTGATGACCAGTTTGCTGGATGCGGTGGGGCGCTCGGTGCTGTCGTCGCCTGCGACACGGCGGGCACGCAAGGCGCAACCTGCTGCCTTGCCAGCGAGGTCGCGCTCAAGTGTGCTGGCTCGCTCGGCCGCCCGGCCGGCGCTGGCGGTGACTCACGCGTGGCATGGCTGTGATGCCGTAACGGGCTGGCAAGCCATTGACCGTGTGCTGGAGGTCGACCAGACCCCGATCGGCAAAACGCCACGTTCGTGTCCCGCGACGTATATCGGCGTGTGGGACAGCATTCGCAAGTTGTTTGCGGAGACGCTTGAAGCTCGGGCGCGTGGCTATAGCGCGTCGCGTTTTTCGTTTAATACGGGCGATGGCCGCTGTCCGGCTTGCGAAGGGCAAGGCGTGCGGACCATTGGCATGAGTTTTCTGCCTGACGTCAAAGTGCTGTGCGATGTGTGTCATGGCCAGCGTTTCAATCCAGAGACGCTCGCGGTGACCTGGCGCGGCAAGAACATCGGTGAAGTCCTGACGATGGAGATTGACGAGGCGGTGGTGTTTTTTGCACCGCTCTCCAACATCGCACATCCGTTGCAGTTAATGAAGGATGTCGGCTTGGGGTATCTGACGCTAGGTCAACCGTCCCCTACGCTGTCGGGTGGCGAGGCGCAGCGGATCAAGCTGGTCACCGAGCTTAGCAAGGTGCGCGATGACGTGACCCGGCGTGGCCAGAAAGCCCCGCATACCTTGTACGTGCTGGATGAGCCGACGGTTGGCCTGCATATGGCCGACGTCGAAAAATTAATTCATGTGCTGCACCGGCTGGTTGATGGTGGCCATAGCGTGATCGTGATTGAGCACGACCTCGATGTGATTGCCGAAGCCGACTGGATCGTTGATCTGGGGCCGGAGGGTGGAGCAGCAGGCGGTAAGGTGGTGGCTGCTACCAGCCCGGAAGGGCTGGCGCAGGTGGCGGCGAGCTATACGGGCCAGGCGCTGGCACCGGTGCTCGCCCGTAGCCGGGCAGCCCGGTGA
- a CDS encoding DUF3443 domain-containing protein — translation MTVQRTFVVLLFTILAGCGGGGGSGSSTPSSLSGATAPATPDTAASAVVTSTPPPDVTQSSTPNVQPIVVTTAPNLVRNMLTTSVTLCVPGTTECATINNIQVDTGSQGLRILNSALPANLQTLPKMASGTGTSGQCTVFGSGYTWGSVKTADIRMAGHVAPNASIQVIADPTLPTVPADCAASGIAMLTAPDLRANGILGVGLFAADCGINCAIKALPRWYYSCDTSGNCTPSTQPLAQQVTNPVSLFAQDNNGIVIELPAIADGGAPNVSGSMIFGIGTQANNALGNATVLKANAQSGYVTTALNGNTYASFLDSGSNGLFFPSSTLQRCVLWYCPSSTQSLNATLLGADGASTNLTFSVANSQTLFRTSNYAFSNLAGPAANSFNWGLPFFYGRRIFTAIEASATPAGNGPYYAF, via the coding sequence ATGACAGTCCAACGCACATTCGTTGTATTACTTTTCACAATCCTGGCTGGATGCGGTGGTGGCGGTGGGAGTGGCAGCAGCACCCCTTCCTCGCTATCCGGTGCCACTGCACCGGCTACGCCGGATACGGCGGCAAGCGCAGTTGTAACCAGCACCCCGCCGCCCGATGTCACGCAGTCGAGCACGCCCAACGTTCAGCCGATCGTCGTCACCACTGCACCTAACCTGGTGCGCAATATGTTGACGACCAGCGTCACGCTGTGCGTCCCAGGCACCACGGAATGCGCCACCATCAACAACATTCAGGTCGATACAGGGTCACAAGGATTACGGATTCTGAATTCGGCGCTACCAGCCAATCTCCAGACGCTTCCCAAGATGGCGTCAGGAACCGGCACCAGCGGCCAGTGCACAGTATTTGGCTCAGGCTATACGTGGGGTTCGGTCAAAACCGCCGATATCCGCATGGCCGGACATGTCGCACCCAATGCGTCAATCCAGGTGATCGCCGATCCTACCTTGCCAACCGTTCCTGCCGATTGCGCCGCGTCCGGCATCGCTATGCTGACGGCACCTGACCTACGCGCCAACGGCATTCTCGGCGTAGGCCTGTTTGCGGCTGACTGCGGCATAAATTGCGCCATCAAAGCGTTGCCTCGCTGGTATTACTCGTGCGACACCAGCGGCAATTGCACCCCAAGCACGCAACCGCTGGCACAACAAGTCACCAACCCGGTCAGCCTCTTTGCCCAGGATAACAACGGCATCGTGATTGAATTACCGGCGATCGCGGATGGCGGCGCACCCAACGTGTCGGGCTCAATGATCTTCGGCATTGGGACTCAGGCGAATAACGCGCTGGGCAATGCGACCGTGCTAAAAGCGAATGCGCAATCGGGCTATGTCACCACTGCGTTGAACGGCAACACTTATGCGAGCTTTCTCGATAGCGGCTCGAATGGCCTGTTCTTCCCGAGTTCAACGCTACAGCGCTGCGTGCTGTGGTATTGCCCAAGCAGCACCCAGTCGCTGAACGCTACGTTACTCGGTGCAGACGGTGCCAGTACGAACCTGACTTTCTCGGTGGCCAACTCGCAGACGCTGTTCCGCACATCGAACTATGCGTTTAGCAATCTGGCTGGGCCAGCAGCGAATTCATTCAACTGGGGCTTGCCGTTCTTCTATGGCCGCCGTATTTTCACCGCCATCGAAGCCTCCGCCACACCTGCAGGCAACGGTCCGTACTACGCGTTTTAG